The nucleotide window CTTCATCTTCATAACAATCTTCTGGCGATTCGGCGTAGTCTGCCCACCACTCACTGCTTGCTGCCACAACGCCGTCCGTCGCCTCGCCCACGTAACAGACCTGTTCATCGGGATCAAATTCGTCGCCCGGCAGGCAGTCGGCGGTGGAGTCTGCGTCGTAAAACGCTTCTTCACCGCCGCAAGCGGCTAGACCGCATACCATACCCAGCGCCAGCAAAATCACAAGAACACCCTTGCTTTGTCTATTCAAACCGACCTCCTAACCGTGATTTGGATTGTTGATTATTGTGTGTTTGTTTGTCCCGTTGTGCTTTTGTCTCCACTATATTAAATTCCGCAAACCACATCGTAGATGACTTTGGCGATGCGGCCGATGAGCAGCACGCCGGGGGCGTCGGGGGTCCAGCGTTCCGGGGTGGGGTCGTCGGCGGCCATGACGGTGAGGGCGAAACCTTGCGCCTGAGGCCCGGAACCGCGCCAGACAACGGCCGTTTGCGCCCGCATCCCCATCAGCGACCCCGTTTTGCCCGCCAGCCGCAGCTTCTCTTCTTCCGGTTCCTCTGAGCTATAGGGCGAGAACGGCAAATAGCGGCCAACCCGGTCCGCGCCCACGCCATCCATCAGCCGCAGCATCTCGTCGCAGGCGGCCGGGGAGACGTGTTGGCGGCGGAAAACGGCCGTCATCATCCGCGTCAGGCTCTCTGGCGAGGCAGTGCCCAGGTTGCGCTGGTCTTTGGCGAGTGCGCCAAAATCTATTTTGCGCTGGAGCCGTACATCCTCATAGCCATTTTCGCGCAGCCACTCATTGACAGCTTCCAGCCCAACATGGTCAATCAGGACATTGGTCGCCAGATTGTCGCTGATGTTCATCATCAGAAAGGCCCAGTCACGGATGGGCATGGTCAGGCCAGGGGTGAGGTGTTGCAGCAGGCCGCTGCCGCCGATTTTGTCGGCGCGGCGCAGCATCAGCGGTGCATCCAGGCTGTAGAGACCCGCTTCCACCTGCTGCATCAGGGTCAGCAGCAGCGGCAGCTTGATGATGCTGGCCGTGGGATAAATCTCCTCGGCGCGCAGGCGGATGGTTTCGTTGGTCTGTAAATTCAGGGCGGAGAGGGCAAAACGGCCGTTAAACCCCGCCGCCGCCTGTTTAATAGCTGTTAATGTATCTGTCATACGTTCCACAGTCCGTGCTTTGCATTCACAAAATGGGTTACTGCTCTGCTTGCGGTATGGCATACAACACGCCGCCATCGCTGCCCACATAGACCACACCATCGGCGATGGTGGGGGAGGAGACGCCGCCGCTGGCGGTGAAGAGCCAACGCTGCTGCCCGTTACGGCCGTCTACCGCGTACAAATTTTGGTCCCAACTGCCAAAGTAGACAATACCCTCGGCAATAATCGGTGACGAAAAGACCACGCCGGAGGTGGGAAACTGCCAGCGTTCCACGCCGCTTTTTTCCTCAAAGGCGTACAGCTTGCCATCCAGGCTGGTCACATATACCAGGCCATTCCACACGGCCGGCGAGGCGTAAGATTCGGCGCCCATCTGGATGCGCCAGCGTAATTCGCCCGAAGCCACATCAACCGCGAGCAATTCGCCAATCAACATGTCGTTGGAGATGGGGAAGTAGACGGCGTCGCTGCCCAACACCGGGCCGGCGGTGAAGCTGGCCTGGTCGGCGACGAACTCCCAGACTTTTTCGCCGGTAATCCCCTTGACGACTGTCAGGACGCCAGCGCCATTGCCAAAATAGACCAGGTTGTCGGCCACGGCCGCTTCAAAGGAAATGGGGCTGCCGGTTTCGACGTGCCACGCTTCTTGCCCGTTGTGAACGTTGATGGCATACAAGTTGCCATCTTCGCTGCCGACGTAAACCAGGCCATTGGCGACGGCCGGGGAGGCGGTGATGCTGCCCTGGGTGGCAAAACGCCACACTTCCTGGCCGTCGGCGCGGTTGAGAGCGTACAGCGCGCCATCCATGCCGCCCACGTAGACAACATCGCCGGATACGGCCGGGGAGGAGATAATCGGGTCGCCGGCTGCGCCGATGGCAGCCTGCCAGATTTCTGCGCCGGTGCTGGCGTCGGCGGCATAAAAGATGCCATCGTAGCTGCCAAAGTAGACGGTGTTTTCGACGACGGCTGGGGCGGTGAAGACCCAATCGTTGGTGGTGAACTGCCATTTGGGTGGGGCGGGGTTGGTTACGGCCGTTGTCTCGGCCACCCCGTCTCGCCGCAAATTGGCGCTAAAAAAGGCTTCTGGCCCTGCGGCCTGCGGGTCGCCATCCCGGTTGCGGCCGCAGGCGGTGAGTACCACCAGGCCCAGCAGAAGCAGTAAACTCCATTTACGCATAGAACTCCCTCGTTATTTCGGTTTTCACAACAAGACGGATAAGCGATAAACCGTGCGCTTATCCGTCTGTGGTCAGGTTAGATAGGTTGAGCAAACGGACATGTAACCGTTCACTTCAAAATAAATGGGACACAGATTTTCACAGATGAACACAGATTCAAGTCAGCCGAAATCTGTGTTCATCTGTGTACTATTCCAAAAGAGACTGAACGCTTACACGGCCGTTACAGCCGATCATCCAATTTGTCAGGATTAGCCTCAAGCCAGGCCAAATAAGCTTGTTGAACGATGGTCAGGTCTTCAAGGTGGTTGGCGACTATCTCGTAAATTTCATCGGACGTGATTTCGTGGTAATAATGGGCCATTCGGTTGCGATACCCGGCCATCATGCGTAGTAAACCTGCCTGGTGATCAGTCAATACGCCAGCGTGCTGCAGCTCATCGGCAATCTCTTTGTATTCGCTGACCCCTTTGGCAAATCCTTTGGCCAGAATGTGACGGCCAACGTCTAGCAGCGCTTCCAGCGCACGGCGCAGACAGGATTCGGCCGTCCAGATGTTGCGGTTGTCGGCAAAGAACTGCTGTGGATCGTGCAAGGGTAATGCTTGAATCTCGACCACCATTTTCTGAACCCAATCGAGTCGGTCAATTACCAAGCGCTTAAGAATGAAATTTGGCGTCATCGTTTGGCCTGTAAGATAAGCTGCTGACGTTCACGCTCTAATGGTATCAGGTCGCCGGCGCGGCGCAGCACGTACAAATCATATTCGGCAGCCAGGTACTCATCGTCGGCAAAGATCTGTTCGCCGCGGATCACGTTGGCGGCCAGGAACGGGTCGGCATCGTTCAGGATGACCAGGTCCACCCGCGGCACGCCAAACAACGATTCGAGCGCCTGGGTGAGCAAGACCTTTTGCCTGACTGTAAGAGACACGGCCGTTTTCACACCGATGTCTACGTCTGAATCGTCGGGGGAAAGAACGGCCGTTTCCCCCTTCACCCAGGCGCGCACATCTTTGGCGCGGCTGCCAAAGACGTAAAGGATTTGCACCTGGTATTGGTGACACAGTTGGGTAACGGCCGTTTCTTGTTCAGTCATGGCGATTAACGATTGAACCCGCTATTTCTTCAAAAAATTCCGCAGCACGGTGTGCAGAATCCCACCGTTGCGATAATAATCTACTTCTACCGGCGTGTCTACACGGCAGACAGTTTGGAAGGTAACGGCCGTGCCGTCCTCCTTCACCGCCTGCACCGTAATCTCCTGCCCCGGTTTCAATTCATCGGTCAGGTTGAGGGTGGAGAATGCTTCTGTGCCGTCCAGCCCCAACGTGGCCGCGTTTTCGCCCGCTTTGTATTGCAGCGGCAGCACCCCCATGCCCACCAGATTGCTGCGGTGGATGCGCTCGTAGCTTTCGGCGATGACCAGGCGCGCGCCCAGCAGATAGACCCCTTTGGCGGCCCAGTCGCGCGAGCTGCCCATGCCGTAATCTTTGCCGGCCAGCACCACCAGCGGCGTGCCGTCATCTTTGTAGCGCAAGGAAGCGTCGAAAATGGTCATCACCTCGCTGCTGGGCAGATAGGTGGTCCAGCCGCCTTCCGTGCCGGCGGCCATCTGGTTGCGCAGCCGCACGTTGGCGAACGTGCCGCGCGTCATCACCCGGTCGTTGCCGCGCCGCGAGCCGTAGGAGTTGAAATACTGCGGCGCCACGTCGCGCTCTAGCAAGAATTGGCCGGCCGGGCTGCTCTGGGCGATGTTGCCAGCCGGGGAAATGTGGTCCGTCGTTACCGAATCGCCCACTTTTACCAGCACCCGCGCATCGGCGATATTGCTGATGGGTTTGATCTCCGGCGTCAGGTCAGTGAAGAAAGGCGGTTCTTGGATGTAAGTAGATTCCTCGTTCCAATCATAAATCTCGCCGCCGCTGACGGGGATGGCGTTCCATTCTTCGCTGCCGTCCCAGACATTGGCGTATTGCTCGTTGAACATCTGCGGCGTCAGCGAGGCGGCCATTGTCGCCTGAATTTCGGCGCTGCTGGGCCAGATGTCGCGCAGATAGACTGGCTCGCCGGCGTTGCCTGTGCCGATGGGGTCGTTGATCAGGTCTACGTCGGTGGCTCCGGCGAGGGCGTAGGCCACTACCAGCGGCGGCGAGGCCAGGTAGTTGGTTTTGGTGAGGGGACTGACGCGCCCTTCAAAGTTGCGGTTGCCGCTGAGGACGGCCGAGGCCACGATGTCGCCTTCTTTGATGGCGTTGGCGACGGGTTCCGGCAGCGGGCCAGAGTTGCCGATGCAGGTGGTGCAGCCGAAGCCGACGATGTGGAAGCCCAGCGCTTCCAGGTAGGGCATCAGCCCGGCTTTGTTCAGGTAGTCTTCAACCACTCGTGAGCCGGGGGCCAGGCTGGTTTTGACGTAAGGCGGCACAGTTAACCCTTTTTCAACCGCTTTTTTGGCCAGCAGCCCGGCGCCAATCATGACACTGGGGTTGGAGGTGTTGGTACAGGAGGTGATGGCGGCGATGACGACAGCCCCGTGCCCGATGGTGGTGGTACGGCCGTTGTTGGCGACTACGGCCGTTCTGTCCAAATCTTCCTCCTTCAAGCCCAACCCCTTCGGCCCCATGGGGGCCAACAGCGTTTCGCGGTACTGCTGCTTCATGTCCGCCAGGGTGATGCGGTCTTGAGGGCGTTTGGGGCCGGCCAGGCTTGGTTCCACCGTGCCCAGGTCCAGTTCCAGCGTGTCGGTGTAAATCGGGTCGGGCATGTCGTCGGTGCGGAAGAGGCCCTGCGCTTTGGTGTACGTCTCTACAAGCTGCACCAGCTCCTCAGAGCGGCCGGTGCTGCGCAAGTAGTTCAGCGTTTCCGCGTCTACGGGGAAGAAACCGACAGTCGCGCCATATTCCGGGCACATATTGGCGATGGTCGCCCGGTCGGCCAGGGTCATGTTGCTGAGGCCGGGACCGTAAAACTCCACAAATTTGCCCACCACGCCCTTTTGCCGCAGCAGTTGGGTGACGACCAGCACCAGATCGGTGGCCGTAGCCCCTTCGGGCAGGCTGCCGGTCAGCTTCACGCCAACCACTTCGGGAGTGAGCATGTAGATGGGTTGGTCCAGCATCACCGCTTCGGCTTCGATGCCGCCCACGCCCCAGGCCACCACGCCCAGGCCGTTGATCATGGTGGTGTGCGAATCGGTACCCACCAGGCTGTCGGGAAAAGCCACGATGCCGTCGCCCTCTGGTTTGGTCATGACAACGCTGGCCAGGTATTCCAGGTTTACCTGGTGGACAATGCCGGTGGCCGGGGGCACAACGCGGAAGTTTTGGAACGCTTCTTTGCCCCATTTCAGAAATTCATAGCGTTCACGGTTGCGCACAAATTCGCGCTCCACATTGAAAAAGAGAGCGGCGGCGGAACCG belongs to Candidatus Leptovillus gracilis and includes:
- a CDS encoding DUF86 domain-containing protein — protein: MTPNFILKRLVIDRLDWVQKMVVEIQALPLHDPQQFFADNRNIWTAESCLRRALEALLDVGRHILAKGFAKGVSEYKEIADELQHAGVLTDHQAGLLRMMAGYRNRMAHYYHEITSDEIYEIVANHLEDLTIVQQAYLAWLEANPDKLDDRL
- a CDS encoding serine hydrolase; translation: MTDTLTAIKQAAAGFNGRFALSALNLQTNETIRLRAEEIYPTASIIKLPLLLTLMQQVEAGLYSLDAPLMLRRADKIGGSGLLQHLTPGLTMPIRDWAFLMMNISDNLATNVLIDHVGLEAVNEWLRENGYEDVRLQRKIDFGALAKDQRNLGTASPESLTRMMTAVFRRQHVSPAACDEMLRLMDGVGADRVGRYLPFSPYSSEEPEEEKLRLAGKTGSLMGMRAQTAVVWRGSGPQAQGFALTVMAADDPTPERWTPDAPGVLLIGRIAKVIYDVVCGI
- the acnA gene encoding aconitate hydratase AcnA; translated protein: MTQLFDPFGARAKLPGTDVYYYQLNKLGDVSRLPFSIKVLLEALLRTCDGYQVMPADVEKLAKWRADQPAQDEIPFKPGRVILQDFTGVPAVVDLAALRSAMARLGGDPKKINPTVPVDLVIDHSVQVDQFGSAAALFFNVEREFVRNRERYEFLKWGKEAFQNFRVVPPATGIVHQVNLEYLASVVMTKPEGDGIVAFPDSLVGTDSHTTMINGLGVVAWGVGGIEAEAVMLDQPIYMLTPEVVGVKLTGSLPEGATATDLVLVVTQLLRQKGVVGKFVEFYGPGLSNMTLADRATIANMCPEYGATVGFFPVDAETLNYLRSTGRSEELVQLVETYTKAQGLFRTDDMPDPIYTDTLELDLGTVEPSLAGPKRPQDRITLADMKQQYRETLLAPMGPKGLGLKEEDLDRTAVVANNGRTTTIGHGAVVIAAITSCTNTSNPSVMIGAGLLAKKAVEKGLTVPPYVKTSLAPGSRVVEDYLNKAGLMPYLEALGFHIVGFGCTTCIGNSGPLPEPVANAIKEGDIVASAVLSGNRNFEGRVSPLTKTNYLASPPLVVAYALAGATDVDLINDPIGTGNAGEPVYLRDIWPSSAEIQATMAASLTPQMFNEQYANVWDGSEEWNAIPVSGGEIYDWNEESTYIQEPPFFTDLTPEIKPISNIADARVLVKVGDSVTTDHISPAGNIAQSSPAGQFLLERDVAPQYFNSYGSRRGNDRVMTRGTFANVRLRNQMAAGTEGGWTTYLPSSEVMTIFDASLRYKDDGTPLVVLAGKDYGMGSSRDWAAKGVYLLGARLVIAESYERIHRSNLVGMGVLPLQYKAGENAATLGLDGTEAFSTLNLTDELKPGQEITVQAVKEDGTAVTFQTVCRVDTPVEVDYYRNGGILHTVLRNFLKK
- a CDS encoding PQQ-binding-like beta-propeller repeat protein; the encoded protein is MRKWSLLLLLGLVVLTACGRNRDGDPQAAGPEAFFSANLRRDGVAETTAVTNPAPPKWQFTTNDWVFTAPAVVENTVYFGSYDGIFYAADASTGAEIWQAAIGAAGDPIISSPAVSGDVVYVGGMDGALYALNRADGQEVWRFATQGSITASPAVANGLVYVGSEDGNLYAINVHNGQEAWHVETGSPISFEAAVADNLVYFGNGAGVLTVVKGITGEKVWEFVADQASFTAGPVLGSDAVYFPISNDMLIGELLAVDVASGELRWRIQMGAESYASPAVWNGLVYVTSLDGKLYAFEEKSGVERWQFPTSGVVFSSPIIAEGIVYFGSWDQNLYAVDGRNGQQRWLFTASGGVSSPTIADGVVYVGSDGGVLYAIPQAEQ